A window of the Fuscovulum sp. genome harbors these coding sequences:
- a CDS encoding VPLPA-CTERM sorting domain-containing protein, which produces MDTMLGKLIQVLLVSGPLALFSAAASAAPITFSYDFTGPNVTADSLSFSQSGVGLTVSGYRYTAPETINANVQINRGTNGLGVCGTLLVGASGGCSSPLLDGGSASNVDNELLKFSFSAGVSLESIRFFNNDTNDVFDFFLGEPLGFQLAFLTPTNGQRVYTFADPIPAGLVFGVGVRGNSDQVRIEGLTVRYDAAVVPLPAGGLLLIGAFATLAALRRRRGASGAMAH; this is translated from the coding sequence ATGGATACGATGCTTGGCAAACTAATTCAGGTGCTGCTTGTCTCTGGTCCTTTGGCGCTTTTCTCTGCCGCTGCATCTGCCGCACCGATCACTTTTTCCTACGATTTCACCGGCCCGAACGTGACAGCCGACTCGCTGTCGTTTTCGCAAAGCGGTGTCGGCCTGACAGTCAGCGGCTATCGCTACACGGCCCCCGAAACGATCAACGCGAACGTCCAGATAAACCGGGGCACGAATGGCCTCGGCGTTTGCGGCACCTTGCTTGTTGGCGCGTCCGGTGGTTGCTCCAGCCCGCTGCTCGACGGTGGTTCCGCTTCCAACGTCGACAATGAGCTTTTGAAGTTCTCATTCTCCGCCGGTGTATCGTTAGAGAGCATCAGGTTCTTCAATAATGACACCAATGATGTCTTCGACTTCTTCCTTGGAGAGCCGCTTGGGTTTCAGTTGGCCTTCCTCACGCCGACCAATGGGCAGCGGGTCTATACCTTTGCCGACCCCATTCCTGCGGGCCTAGTCTTTGGGGTCGGTGTTCGGGGGAATTCGGATCAGGTCCGGATTGAGGGTTTGACTGTTCGCTATGATGCAGCGGTTGTTCCACTTCCGGCAGGCGGCCTGCTGCTGATCGGCGCCTTCGCGACCCTGGCCGCCCTGCGCCGCCGTCGGGGCGCATCGGGGGCTATGGCCCACTGA